In the genome of Aequorivita sp. H23M31, the window TTCCCCATCTCCGTTTATATCTTCATACATATAATCACCGGCACCAGTGGCAAATTGATCATAGACACCATTGGGGGCGGCATCGTTAAGCGCATCGACCTCGGCTTGGTCTTGGAAAATCTTTACTACTTTATATCCTTTAATGGTTCCTACCGGCTGTCCTTCCACAAAATAATCCAATAGAAATGGATCGATGGAAGTACCCTTCAGTTTATCGAGTTTATTTCGGTTGAAGGCCCAGTTTACATTCGCGCTCCAAAGGAAATCTTCTGTTTTGATAATATCTCCACCTATACTCACTTCCACACCTTTATTGGATACATCCATTAAGTTGGAAAAGTATATTCTTGGTCCCAATTCAAGTGGCAAAGGCGACTTAGCCAATGCATCCTTGGTTTTTCTGGAATAAGCATCTACACTTCCGCGTAATCTAGAATTAAAAAAGGCGAAATCCAACCCGAGGTTAATCTCTTCTGTGGTTTCCCATCCAATATTTTCATTTGGAAAATTATCACTTGGAACAATAGCTGAAGCTCCATTATAAATATCACTTGCAGTGGTTTGGAAGAACTGAAGGTAGAAGTAATCCCCCACGTTTGTAGATCCTACACGACCCGCACTGGCGCGAAGTTTTAAGTTGTTTACTTTTTCACTTTGGGCAAGGAAACTTTCGTTGTTGATATTCCATCCCAAAGAAAGAGAAGGGAAATTGGCGCGTTTGTTCCCAGGTCCAAACTTTGACGAAGCGTCCGATCTAAAGTTTAAGGTGGCGTTATATCGGTTTTTATATTTGTAGGTCAATCGGGAGAAAAGGGAGTTCAATCCTGTTTCCAATCTGTCGTGGGTATATCCCAAAACCGATTCCGCAGATGACGCATTTATCAAGATTTCATCATCTGGAAATCCTGCAAAAAACTGACTGGCAGTATCATAATTGGTTCGATCCCAGGCTCCTCCAACCATTATATTAAAATGATGATCGGAAATACCGAAATCGTAATTTGCGGTTAGGTTTGTGGTAACGTTTGATACCGTAGCAGTAGATTCGTCCAAATAGGAATCGTTTGGAAATACGATAAAATCTGTCTGGGTTATTTTCGGTTGAAAAATACTGTGGTTGTTGTGGAAAAGTGCGGCATTAACATCCGCTTTTACTTTCAATTTGTGAAGCGGCTCCACTTCCAAATAAGTATTTCCAATAAAATTGTAGGTCTTGTTGTTGTTTCTATTTTGAAGACGCATCAACGGATTTGGCTCCAACGTTTCAAAACCATAGGTATAATCTGGTTGCCCCATCAATTTTCCGAACTCATCATAAGCAGGAAGATCTGGTCTGGCCCGTGCAATAGAGGTGTTTACGGTATATTGACCGATACCAGAATCTTCACCTGAAATGGCTTCGACATGACTAACATTTACAGAGCCACCTACCTTTACATAGTCGTTAACATCGGCGTCCAATGAAGTACTAAGGGTGTATTGTTTTAATTTATCCTTTACGGTAAGACCTTCTTGATTAATGGCAGCTAAGCTTAAGGAATAGTTGCTATTGTTGCCACCACCGTTTATGCTAAAATTAGCTTGCTCCGTTACGGCGACATTTCGATAAACTAATTTGTTCCAATCGGTATCGGCATTTCCAAAATAATCTTCTCTTAAACCATCATAGCTTGCCATAAAGGTATCGTAGTCCAATTCAACATTTCCTACGTTCTGCAAATCGAAAACAAAGAAAGGATCCAATTGTCCATTATTTATAGCATCTACACTATTGCGCACCAACTGATCATAAAAGCCTCGATATTGTGCGGCGTTCAATACCTTAACGGTGTTAATGGGTTTTGCTAAAGTGGTAGAAGTGGAAAAGTTTACCGTGGCCTTCTGGCCTCTTTTTCCTCTTTTGGTTTCTATTATAATAACTCCGTTGGCACCCCGCGATCCATAGATGGAAGTAGCAGCGGCATCCTTTAATATTTCAAAGCTTTCAATATCGCTTGGATTTAGGGTAAGTAATGGATTTGCACCGGCAACTGCATCCATATTAAAAGGAACTCCATTAATAACATATAGTGGTTGGTTTAGACCAGTTCCGTTAGAGGACAATGGTGAGGTAATTCCCCGAATGTTCAATCGAACAGGAGAACCGGGACGGCCACTACCTTGTGAAACTTGCACTCCTTGGACCAAGCCACCAAGAGCACGGTCAAAACCGATGTTCCCAATTGCGGATTGTACCACTTCTTCTGTTTTTACAGAGGAAACAGCACCTGTAACATCTTCTCTTTTTTGTTCCCCATAACCTATCAATACAACCTCATCCAACTGACTTAGATCTTCTTGCATCACTAGACTTACGATTGAATTATCACCCACCTCAAAACGGATGGTTTTATAACCTAAGGAAGAAAAAACCAAAACATTTTGATCATCTTCCAAGACAATGGAATATTCCCCATCAAAATTGGTGACAGTTCCCTTATTGGTCCCTTCAATTAAGACGGTAACGCCAGCGAGGGGCATTCCTGTTTTGTCGGTTATTGTTCCAGTTACTGTTTTTTGAACTTCTGCAATCGATACCTCTTCGGTAACCTCAGATTTATTTTGTTTTTTCAGAACAATTTGATTCCCCAAAATTTGAAAGGAAATATTACTATTTCTGAAAAGGTCCTGCAGCGCATCGATAAGCGGTTCATCGACCAATGATAAGGCCATTTTTCCTCGAACGTCAATTTCGTTACTGTTGTAGAAGAAATGATAATCGGTTTGATCTTCAATAAGTTGAAAAACTTGGGTAAGGGGAACCCCCGATACCGCAACAGATACACGATTGTTCTGTCCATAACTTGTTGAGGCGTTCATCTGTATAAGCGCGAAGAGGAACAAGGTTAAGGTAAGTTTCATCTTTAAATGATGGGTGTTGAAAATGTACAGGAGCACATTCCGGATTGGTTCATTTTTCATAAGTTTGTAAAGATTTTACTTTGTTAGACATAAGGTTAAATCACTATTTAAGAGGAAGGTGTTGCCGCATCTTCCTTTTTTTATTTTCATTCCGAAATTCGTTCCCCGGCCCTAATGGGTGCAATTTTCTTCGTTTCAAATTTTCCTTTCTTTAGTCCCGATAACTATCTGTAGGGGAAAGAAAAATGGAATCACTTACTTCTTCGGCTTATTGATAACCACAACTCCATCTTTTAGGGTCCAGTCAAAATCCATGTAGGTTTGAAAGGTCTTAAGCACATCTTCTATACTTTCGTTGGTAAAAGTGGCGGTAATGTTTATGTTGTTAAGCGCTGGATAATTGTTTTTAATTTTTACATTGAATTTTCGCTGTAATTTATTTTTAATTACTTCAAAAGTATCATCCACAAAAACCAATTGGCCCTGCACCCAAGCGACATATTTGTCAACTTTTACTGGCTCGACCTTTAGTTGGTTGCCATCAAAAAACACCTTTTCTTTTGGCTCTAATATTATTCTGTCATCTGAAAGGAGTTTATTTTCAGCCATAACCTTTCCCTCCACCAAAACAGTATAGGTCTTATGATCCTCTATATAGGAATTTAC includes:
- a CDS encoding TonB-dependent receptor; the encoded protein is MKNEPIRNVLLYIFNTHHLKMKLTLTLFLFALIQMNASTSYGQNNRVSVAVSGVPLTQVFQLIEDQTDYHFFYNSNEIDVRGKMALSLVDEPLIDALQDLFRNSNISFQILGNQIVLKKQNKSEVTEEVSIAEVQKTVTGTITDKTGMPLAGVTVLIEGTNKGTVTNFDGEYSIVLEDDQNVLVFSSLGYKTIRFEVGDNSIVSLVMQEDLSQLDEVVLIGYGEQKREDVTGAVSSVKTEEVVQSAIGNIGFDRALGGLVQGVQVSQGSGRPGSPVRLNIRGITSPLSSNGTGLNQPLYVINGVPFNMDAVAGANPLLTLNPSDIESFEILKDAAATSIYGSRGANGVIIIETKRGKRGQKATVNFSTSTTLAKPINTVKVLNAAQYRGFYDQLVRNSVDAINNGQLDPFFVFDLQNVGNVELDYDTFMASYDGLREDYFGNADTDWNKLVYRNVAVTEQANFSINGGGNNSNYSLSLAAINQEGLTVKDKLKQYTLSTSLDADVNDYVKVGGSVNVSHVEAISGEDSGIGQYTVNTSIARARPDLPAYDEFGKLMGQPDYTYGFETLEPNPLMRLQNRNNNKTYNFIGNTYLEVEPLHKLKVKADVNAALFHNNHSIFQPKITQTDFIVFPNDSYLDESTATVSNVTTNLTANYDFGISDHHFNIMVGGAWDRTNYDTASQFFAGFPDDEILINASSAESVLGYTHDRLETGLNSLFSRLTYKYKNRYNATLNFRSDASSKFGPGNKRANFPSLSLGWNINNESFLAQSEKVNNLKLRASAGRVGSTNVGDYFYLQFFQTTASDIYNGASAIVPSDNFPNENIGWETTEEINLGLDFAFFNSRLRGSVDAYSRKTKDALAKSPLPLELGPRIYFSNLMDVSNKGVEVSIGGDIIKTEDFLWSANVNWAFNRNKLDKLKGTSIDPFLLDYFVEGQPVGTIKGYKVVKIFQDQAEVDALNDAAPNGVYDQFATGAGDYMYEDINGDGEITSEDRTIIGNVQPDYFGGISNTFKYKAFSLTALLQYSVGAEATWDPIAMGTFNAIGENKYSEYALNTWTPENPDARYARAVYFDPAGSGRMSDRYLFDTSYLRLKSLQLSYDFDSYLMDKLGMKSAKIMLTASNLITWTKWPGIDPETLSERGSITDQVSSEDPYPLSKSFSIGLQFQF